One Candidatus Hydrogenedentota bacterium genomic window carries:
- a CDS encoding membrane integrity-associated transporter subunit PqiC translates to LAAASGGCRNTSPPIEEFLLAPLPPSTLLARPADGVAAAAPPSAPADAPADAPAAKLPALRVRPLTARSFLDRREIAWREGDVRAGPYHYRRWSEPPAEAVTRQLIAALR, encoded by the coding sequence TGCTCGCCGCGGCGAGCGGTGGCTGCCGGAATACGTCGCCGCCGATCGAGGAGTTCCTGCTCGCGCCGTTGCCGCCGTCGACGCTGCTCGCGCGGCCGGCGGATGGCGTGGCCGCCGCGGCGCCCCCGTCCGCGCCCGCCGATGCGCCCGCCGATGCGCCCGCCGCGAAGCTGCCCGCGTTGCGGGTGCGACCGCTCACGGCGCGCAGCTTCCTCGATCGCCGCGAGATCGCGTGGCGCGAGGGCGACGTGCGCGCCGGTCCCTACCACTACCGGCGCTGGAGCGAGCCGCCCGCCGAGGCGGTGACGCGGCAGCTGATCGCGGCGCTGCGGG